In the Bacillus shivajii genome, one interval contains:
- a CDS encoding sulfite oxidase: MNHSNRPQGRPYLTTKKLMPENQETPIQFLKGNVIHKSLFFRRNHFAYPSFTSSFYWLPISGSVQTPKVFSIQEMMSLPAKTIKTVSECSGNKREFFEPKVFGEQWGKGAISQGVWRGVPLRTLLQHTGIADEAKEVVFEGYDFGKREDSNELHYFARSLPLQKALHPDTIVAYEYNNEAITFKHGYPLRLIVPDWYAMASVKWIKQITVVDRPFKGPYQTVDYVYYPDKDSDRGKMPVTTMNVNSTIQQPLDMQLLDEGTHRVHGIAWTGKGHITNVDVSFDDGKTWNPCELTPSPEKYSWIRWHYDWDVHEEGEYNILSRATDSTGRVQPKEAMWNRKGFGYNAQDEVKVKVE; encoded by the coding sequence ATGAACCATTCAAACCGTCCTCAAGGTAGACCGTACTTAACGACTAAGAAGTTGATGCCTGAAAACCAAGAAACACCGATTCAGTTTTTAAAAGGGAACGTCATCCATAAAAGCTTGTTTTTTAGACGGAACCACTTTGCATACCCGAGCTTTACATCCTCTTTTTACTGGCTTCCAATTAGCGGTTCTGTACAAACACCAAAAGTTTTTTCCATACAAGAAATGATGTCACTGCCTGCCAAAACGATTAAAACAGTTTCAGAATGCTCTGGTAATAAACGCGAATTTTTCGAACCAAAAGTGTTTGGGGAGCAATGGGGAAAAGGAGCAATTAGCCAAGGGGTTTGGAGAGGCGTCCCTTTACGAACACTCCTACAACATACTGGCATTGCGGACGAAGCAAAGGAAGTCGTTTTTGAAGGGTATGATTTCGGAAAACGCGAGGACTCAAATGAGCTCCACTATTTTGCAAGAAGCTTACCGCTTCAAAAGGCGCTACATCCCGATACGATTGTTGCTTACGAATATAACAATGAAGCGATCACGTTTAAACACGGTTATCCACTGCGTCTCATCGTACCTGATTGGTATGCAATGGCCTCAGTAAAGTGGATCAAGCAAATAACGGTGGTCGATCGACCTTTTAAGGGCCCCTACCAAACGGTCGATTACGTCTATTATCCTGACAAAGACAGTGACCGCGGGAAAATGCCCGTCACAACGATGAATGTCAATTCTACGATCCAGCAGCCTTTAGATATGCAATTGTTAGACGAAGGAACTCACCGCGTCCATGGAATCGCTTGGACCGGCAAAGGACATATCACAAATGTTGATGTTAGTTTTGACGACGGAAAGACTTGGAACCCTTGCGAGCTTACTCCATCGCCAGAAAAATATAGTTGGATACGCTGGCACTATGATTGGGATGTCCACGAAGAAGGAGAGTACAACATTCTCTCAAGAGCTACGGATTCTACAGGTAGGGTACAGCCGAAGGAAGCGATGTGGAATCGAAAAGGGTTTGGCTATAACGCGCAGGATGAAGTGAAAGTGAAGGTGGAGTGA
- a CDS encoding glycerate kinase: MNIFIAPDSFKGSMSSIEAANAIHKGIERSSVSANIQTLPMADGGEGTVDALIHALDCEKVVEKSIDPLGRQIECYYAWNEKRKLAIIETAAASGITLLEEGELNPFKASTHGTGDLVKSALNKGAKEIVIGLGGSATVDGGTGFLQELGVKFLDENDNAVERVNGELSRIHEVDISGMDERLCEVKVTIASDVENPLLGSNGAVAVFGPQKGVEPDQLDLFERGMKKFADCTVQAMHKDYREHAGAGAAGGFGFALLSYLNAEMQNGFDLVAELTSMEEKIEWADLVISGEGKLDEQTFFGKGPMGVVRLAEEKNKRVILFAGSISKGFVEKEKELSHLVAFPIIHELISLEGAMERGPELLEEVVYKVMKVCR; this comes from the coding sequence ATGAACATTTTCATTGCGCCAGATTCATTTAAAGGTTCGATGTCGAGTATTGAAGCTGCAAATGCGATTCATAAGGGGATTGAACGCAGTTCAGTGTCCGCCAATATTCAAACATTGCCAATGGCAGATGGCGGCGAAGGCACTGTTGATGCACTTATTCATGCACTTGATTGTGAAAAAGTTGTGGAAAAATCAATTGATCCTCTTGGTAGGCAAATTGAATGCTATTATGCGTGGAATGAAAAAAGAAAGCTAGCGATCATTGAAACAGCTGCAGCTTCGGGGATAACGCTTTTAGAGGAAGGCGAATTAAATCCGTTTAAAGCATCTACTCACGGAACAGGTGATCTTGTGAAGTCTGCTTTAAATAAAGGTGCTAAGGAGATTGTTATTGGCCTTGGCGGTAGTGCGACTGTTGATGGCGGTACTGGTTTTCTTCAAGAGCTCGGTGTAAAGTTTTTAGATGAAAATGATAATGCTGTAGAGCGAGTCAACGGTGAATTATCCCGCATTCATGAAGTTGACATTTCAGGCATGGATGAACGGCTCTGCGAGGTAAAAGTAACAATCGCATCGGATGTGGAGAACCCACTACTTGGATCGAATGGGGCAGTCGCAGTTTTTGGTCCACAAAAAGGTGTTGAGCCTGATCAACTTGATCTATTTGAACGAGGAATGAAAAAATTTGCTGATTGCACAGTTCAAGCGATGCATAAAGACTATCGCGAGCATGCAGGAGCAGGGGCTGCCGGTGGATTCGGATTTGCTTTATTATCGTATTTGAACGCAGAAATGCAAAACGGTTTTGACCTTGTTGCGGAGCTTACTTCGATGGAAGAAAAAATCGAGTGGGCAGATCTCGTAATAAGTGGAGAAGGTAAGCTAGATGAACAAACGTTTTTTGGCAAAGGGCCAATGGGGGTTGTTCGTTTAGCTGAGGAAAAAAATAAGCGTGTCATTTTGTTCGCTGGTTCGATCTCAAAAGGATTTGTTGAAAAAGAAAAAGAACTTAGTCACCTCGTTGCATTCCCAATTATTCATGAGCTCATTTCATTAGAGGGGGCGATGGAACGAGGGCCAGAACTATTAGAAGAAGTCGTTTATAAAGTGATGAAGGTATGTCGATAG
- a CDS encoding ZIP family metal transporter, with amino-acid sequence MWNALFWGTFAASATMFGAIMALKLSIPKRIIGYIMALGTGALIGATTYELLQESLEISGFMEVAIGFLGGAIIFTILDILISYKGGGHQRKQSDRAYKKDGTLFSDSGIASSASGQGGGKTSGMGIFIGSVMDTLPESAMIGVSLIGGQSVSLALVVSVFISNIPEGLSSTVGLRKSGFSRKKILIMWALVVFFSALSSLAGATLLDDASDSVIAIVSSFTGGAIIAMVASTMMPEAYKEGGPTVGIVTSMGVFIALWLHYI; translated from the coding sequence ATGTGGAATGCCCTTTTTTGGGGGACGTTTGCGGCTTCAGCGACGATGTTTGGGGCAATTATGGCACTGAAATTATCGATCCCGAAGCGAATCATTGGATATATTATGGCGCTTGGTACTGGTGCACTTATTGGTGCAACGACGTACGAGCTTTTGCAGGAGTCGCTTGAAATTAGCGGCTTTATGGAGGTGGCGATCGGCTTTTTAGGCGGAGCAATCATCTTTACGATATTAGATATCTTAATTTCGTATAAAGGCGGTGGGCACCAGCGGAAACAATCAGATCGTGCCTATAAAAAAGATGGAACGTTGTTTTCAGATTCGGGCATCGCTTCCTCAGCGTCTGGCCAAGGTGGAGGGAAAACGTCAGGAATGGGAATTTTTATCGGTTCGGTGATGGACACGTTGCCTGAGTCAGCGATGATTGGAGTGAGTTTAATTGGTGGTCAGTCTGTTAGCCTAGCGCTCGTTGTCTCGGTGTTTATTAGTAATATTCCTGAGGGCTTGTCGAGTACAGTTGGCTTAAGGAAAAGCGGTTTTTCGCGGAAAAAAATATTGATTATGTGGGCACTTGTTGTATTTTTCTCTGCGCTTAGTTCGTTAGCCGGTGCGACACTATTGGATGATGCATCGGACAGTGTGATAGCGATCGTCAGCAGTTTTACTGGCGGTGCGATCATTGCAATGGTCGCTTCGACGATGATGCCAGAAGCCTACAAAGAAGGAGGTCCAACTGTTGGTATCGTCACGTCGATGGGCGTCTTCATCGCCCTTTGGCTGCATTATATTTAG
- a CDS encoding carbohydrate ABC transporter permease codes for MSKLVQKFKQNDWTGIAFLLPAAITLLLFLVYPIIWAFLVSFRDIRPLEMRGTGLFEMPGQFVWLQQYIEVFQNPLFLKSLGNTLYFGIIYIPITLVASALLAVLLNQQMKGVNFFRTVLFIPYIISVVSASLIFMFLFNGDRGMINAILMQFNIAGPNWLADSLLAMPVIAIMTAWKKIGYFMLIYLAGLQNIPHTLYEAAKIDGANAFQRFWYVTWPMLGRITLVVSVLLMIDTLNVFQEVYVMTGGGPADSTTTVPFLIYNEGFQYFRFGTASAMSYVLFVIVVVITILQKRAVDKRLG; via the coding sequence ATGAGTAAACTTGTCCAAAAGTTCAAACAAAATGACTGGACAGGTATCGCCTTTCTTTTGCCAGCCGCAATCACTTTGCTGCTATTTTTAGTCTATCCGATCATCTGGGCTTTTCTAGTCAGTTTTCGTGATATTCGTCCCCTAGAAATGAGGGGAACAGGGTTATTTGAAATGCCGGGTCAGTTCGTCTGGCTCCAGCAATATATTGAAGTTTTTCAAAACCCGCTGTTTTTAAAATCACTAGGTAATACGCTATATTTTGGAATTATTTATATTCCTATTACATTAGTTGCATCAGCTTTGCTTGCTGTTCTTTTAAATCAGCAAATGAAGGGAGTTAACTTCTTCCGTACTGTATTATTTATCCCTTATATTATTTCTGTTGTTAGTGCCAGTTTAATCTTTATGTTCTTGTTTAATGGCGATCGAGGGATGATAAACGCTATATTAATGCAGTTTAATATTGCAGGACCGAACTGGCTTGCAGACTCGCTACTTGCGATGCCTGTTATTGCGATTATGACTGCGTGGAAAAAAATCGGGTATTTTATGCTCATCTATTTAGCAGGGTTACAAAACATTCCGCACACTTTATATGAAGCGGCAAAAATTGATGGAGCGAACGCTTTTCAACGTTTCTGGTATGTAACGTGGCCAATGCTTGGACGCATCACGCTTGTCGTTAGTGTACTGCTTATGATTGACACACTTAACGTTTTCCAAGAAGTTTACGTTATGACTGGCGGTGGACCTGCAGATTCAACAACAACCGTACCGTTTTTAATTTATAACGAAGGGTTCCAATACTTCCGATTTGGTACAGCCTCAGCGATGTCATATGTCTTATTTGTAATCGTTGTTGTAATCACTATTTTACAAAAACGCGCAGTAGATAAACGTTTAGGGTAG
- a CDS encoding transposase, translating into MGRKRRIWIPNQFVHVVSRGVRRDPLFLDENDHVEAFYMLSDVYEKAPFEMISYCFMTNHFHFLIRTSEQPVSKVMALFNKRYANYFNIKYCFSGYVFESRFHSTPVNDERGILEVSRYIDLNPVKAKMVEYPAEYPWSSYHFYASDIGVPPKYFNQNLILGFFSGAEEEQRKAYREWVSGTRDLPKNVEQPLSV; encoded by the coding sequence GTGGGTAGGAAACGTAGAATTTGGATTCCTAATCAGTTTGTTCATGTAGTTAGCCGTGGTGTGAGGCGTGATCCTTTGTTTTTGGATGAAAATGATCATGTTGAAGCTTTTTATATGTTAAGCGATGTGTATGAAAAGGCACCGTTTGAAATGATTTCTTATTGTTTTATGACGAATCACTTTCATTTTTTGATTCGGACGAGCGAGCAGCCAGTTTCCAAGGTGATGGCCCTTTTTAACAAACGGTACGCGAATTACTTTAATATTAAGTATTGTTTCTCTGGGTACGTGTTTGAGAGTAGGTTCCATTCGACTCCTGTCAATGATGAGCGAGGCATATTGGAAGTGAGTCGGTATATTGATCTCAATCCAGTGAAGGCGAAGATGGTGGAGTACCCAGCAGAATACCCGTGGAGTAGCTATCATTTTTATGCGTCTGACATTGGTGTCCCTCCAAAATACTTCAATCAAAATTTGATCCTAGGCTTTTTCTCAGGCGCCGAGGAAGAACAGAGAAAAGCTTACCGAGAGTGGGTGAGTGGTACCAGAGACCTCCCGAAAAATGTCGAACAACCGTTGAGTGTATGA
- a CDS encoding carbohydrate ABC transporter permease produces MMDKKKNLGLQAMLWTLCIIFLLPLYWLFVSSLKSDSEITRFPPTFWPEEFYWSNFVEIWGRLNFTQTFMNSIIVSVSVTILIVIFSTMAGYALSKKKIIGKNMILVVLVATMTVPPTALLLPLYFIITKFGMYDSLLSLIIPFGVTVFGVFFMKQYMDDVPDELIEASRIDGCSEFRIFWQIIVPLVKPAIVTLVIIEFVNNWNSFTMPLVLLQSESNYTLPLQLGIIASESVAIPWSQILAANLLTVLPVVVLFLVLQRQFIKGIMEGAVKG; encoded by the coding sequence ATGATGGATAAGAAAAAAAACCTTGGGTTACAAGCCATGCTTTGGACGTTATGTATAATCTTTCTGCTACCACTATATTGGCTATTCGTATCCAGTTTGAAAAGTGATTCAGAGATTACTCGTTTTCCACCAACATTTTGGCCTGAGGAATTTTATTGGAGTAACTTTGTTGAAATATGGGGTCGTTTAAACTTTACACAAACATTCATGAACTCGATTATTGTTAGTGTATCGGTGACGATTTTAATCGTTATTTTCTCGACGATGGCAGGGTACGCTTTGTCAAAAAAGAAAATTATTGGTAAAAATATGATTCTTGTTGTATTAGTTGCAACAATGACTGTACCTCCAACAGCGCTTTTGCTACCTTTATACTTTATCATCACAAAGTTTGGGATGTATGACTCGCTGCTCTCATTAATCATTCCCTTTGGGGTCACAGTTTTCGGGGTCTTCTTTATGAAGCAATATATGGATGATGTTCCAGACGAATTAATCGAAGCATCACGAATAGACGGCTGTAGTGAATTTCGGATCTTCTGGCAAATTATTGTGCCACTTGTAAAACCAGCGATTGTTACATTAGTGATTATCGAATTCGTAAACAATTGGAATTCATTCACAATGCCGTTAGTACTTCTGCAATCAGAGTCAAACTATACATTACCGCTGCAACTAGGGATCATTGCTTCTGAAAGCGTTGCTATCCCATGGTCACAAATTCTTGCAGCAAACTTATTAACTGTATTACCTGTTGTTGTTTTATTCTTAGTGCTACAAAGACAGTTTATTAAAGGAATTATGGAAGGTGCTGTTAAAGGCTAA
- a CDS encoding helix-turn-helix domain-containing protein, whose product MVNREELLYIAGQTIHTLRSERGMSIKELANKSELDKKHLEEIEQGKREPNASDIYDKALALEIEVPEIYLIIQRKLKENEQPGGKKMNDQDLRREHSAIIGNNIRKNRMKKGLSIQQLADLSCLIEDKLKNIEEGISELEVYDGSLIARALNVSIDEIVPGRGDEVIEKMYEDAERTKKKY is encoded by the coding sequence TTGGTAAATAGAGAAGAACTTCTATACATTGCCGGACAAACCATCCACACTCTAAGATCTGAACGCGGTATGTCCATCAAAGAATTAGCAAATAAATCAGAGTTAGATAAAAAACACTTAGAAGAAATAGAACAAGGAAAGAGAGAACCCAACGCCTCTGATATATACGATAAAGCCCTAGCTCTTGAGATAGAGGTACCTGAAATATATCTAATAATACAACGTAAATTGAAAGAAAACGAACAACCTGGAGGTAAAAAAATGAACGATCAAGATCTACGACGAGAGCACAGCGCTATAATCGGTAACAACATCCGTAAAAACCGAATGAAAAAAGGCCTATCAATACAACAATTAGCGGATTTATCATGTCTAATTGAGGATAAGTTGAAGAACATTGAAGAAGGCATAAGCGAACTCGAAGTTTATGATGGATCTTTAATCGCTCGTGCTCTTAACGTATCAATTGATGAAATAGTACCTGGTAGAGGTGATGAGGTGATTGAGAAAATGTACGAAGATGCCGAACGAACAAAAAAGAAATATTAG
- a CDS encoding LacI family DNA-binding transcriptional regulator — translation MANKEAELMIMKRVTIKDVAKAASTSERTVSRVINNDENVKKETRERVKQVIDELGFEVNMAARMLKEKKTKQIVVFIDRHEGLYWGSFHNEILQEIHLSARKHGYRMLISSSSATSFEEDENDGFYLLKNGLCDGAIIFDSKPGDERVKYLANNKTPFVIIGKDNERYDSSYVDLDNEYAGYLGASYLHSKGYKKISMLLGNKDFVVNKERIAGFLKYCNENDIISEYNTGISSMESAYEAMKQILENSDHRCIFISGDERAMGIYRAVFEAGLKIPDDVAVLGIDNIKLGEYMCPPITTIDQPKKDFGTTAFQILLDQLNGSKSAKRVIIAPEIVERSSV, via the coding sequence ATGGCAAACAAAGAAGCAGAGTTGATGATAATGAAAAGAGTAACAATTAAAGACGTAGCAAAAGCGGCTTCAACATCTGAACGAACAGTCTCAAGAGTCATAAACAATGATGAGAATGTAAAAAAAGAGACTCGTGAAAGAGTGAAGCAAGTCATTGATGAGCTAGGCTTTGAAGTAAACATGGCTGCAAGAATGCTCAAAGAAAAGAAAACAAAGCAAATTGTCGTTTTCATAGACAGGCATGAAGGTTTATATTGGGGCTCCTTCCATAACGAGATCCTCCAAGAGATTCACTTGTCTGCAAGAAAACACGGGTACAGGATGCTCATATCTTCTTCATCAGCAACGAGTTTTGAAGAAGATGAAAACGATGGTTTTTACTTATTGAAAAATGGCCTTTGTGATGGGGCAATTATCTTTGATAGTAAGCCTGGAGATGAGCGGGTTAAATATCTTGCCAACAACAAAACTCCCTTTGTCATTATCGGTAAAGATAATGAAAGGTATGACAGCTCTTATGTCGACCTTGACAACGAATATGCCGGATACCTTGGCGCAAGCTATCTTCACTCAAAAGGATATAAGAAGATTAGTATGTTGCTGGGTAACAAGGACTTCGTTGTTAATAAAGAGAGAATAGCTGGGTTTTTAAAGTACTGTAATGAAAACGATATCATAAGCGAATACAATACAGGGATTTCTAGTATGGAGAGCGCTTATGAAGCGATGAAGCAAATTCTCGAAAACTCTGATCACCGCTGTATTTTTATCTCAGGTGATGAACGAGCGATGGGCATTTACAGAGCTGTATTTGAAGCAGGCTTGAAAATTCCTGACGATGTTGCTGTTCTAGGGATAGATAACATTAAATTGGGTGAATATATGTGCCCACCAATTACAACGATTGATCAACCAAAAAAGGACTTCGGCACAACAGCATTTCAAATATTACTAGATCAATTGAATGGTAGTAAAAGTGCAAAACGGGTGATAATCGCCCCTGAAATTGTGGAAAGATCTTCAGTTTAA
- a CDS encoding ABC transporter substrate-binding protein translates to MKRSKWLASLGMASVLMLAACGGNNNDNNEATAEEIEDVEIRMQIAWATDSGRGQAIQRIVDEFEAQNENISVDLVGSTQDNERLLTQILSGDAPEVLQLAYREVRSLGAEGAFVDLTEDMADEQENYYEQLWELGSVGDTLYGFPWLGHTIQLIYNKDMFEEAGIESAPTNWDELYETAKALTLDTNGDGNIDQYGLGLVGRQSHDITWMVNMFVNQAGADLVETDEDGNHTVALNSPEGKEALEFYKKLVDEVAPPDTVNKDGGEVMGDFRNEIVAMEFQGPWGVTDIWQNGNPFEVGTAMMPEGPAGSASELGPYMLSIPTELEPEKEVAAKELIKFLGSKEAQEMVMLGEKGEDGEYYPFRVPMRKDLADMEYFQENPEFLVFIEGLEYPSISTPVEPWLQVEQEIYQSLLNQLVNGTKSAEEVLEELEEQGNRILN, encoded by the coding sequence ATGAAGAGATCAAAATGGTTAGCTTCCTTAGGGATGGCATCGGTTCTAATGTTAGCAGCATGTGGTGGTAATAACAACGACAATAATGAAGCTACTGCAGAGGAAATTGAAGATGTTGAAATCCGCATGCAAATTGCTTGGGCAACCGATTCAGGTCGTGGCCAAGCGATTCAACGAATTGTTGATGAGTTTGAAGCACAAAATGAAAATATTTCTGTTGACCTTGTTGGAAGTACGCAAGATAACGAACGTTTACTTACACAAATCTTAAGCGGGGATGCTCCAGAAGTTTTACAACTTGCTTATCGTGAAGTACGTAGCTTAGGTGCAGAAGGTGCATTTGTTGACTTAACAGAAGACATGGCTGACGAGCAAGAAAACTATTACGAGCAGCTTTGGGAGTTAGGTTCTGTAGGTGACACACTTTACGGCTTCCCGTGGTTAGGCCATACAATTCAACTTATTTATAACAAAGATATGTTCGAAGAAGCTGGAATTGAAAGTGCTCCAACGAACTGGGATGAGCTATATGAAACAGCAAAAGCTCTTACTTTAGACACAAATGGTGACGGCAACATTGATCAATACGGTTTAGGATTAGTTGGACGTCAATCTCATGATATTACTTGGATGGTTAATATGTTCGTTAACCAAGCTGGCGCGGACTTAGTTGAGACAGATGAAGATGGCAACCACACAGTTGCATTAAATTCACCTGAAGGAAAAGAAGCGCTAGAGTTTTATAAGAAGTTAGTTGACGAAGTTGCACCTCCAGATACTGTAAATAAAGATGGTGGAGAAGTAATGGGAGACTTCCGTAACGAGATTGTGGCAATGGAATTCCAAGGTCCTTGGGGGGTAACAGATATTTGGCAAAACGGAAATCCGTTTGAAGTAGGTACTGCAATGATGCCAGAAGGTCCTGCTGGATCTGCTTCTGAATTAGGTCCATACATGCTGTCAATCCCGACAGAGCTTGAGCCTGAAAAAGAAGTAGCTGCAAAAGAGCTAATTAAATTCTTAGGTTCTAAAGAAGCACAAGAGATGGTTATGTTAGGTGAAAAAGGTGAAGATGGTGAGTACTACCCATTCCGTGTTCCAATGAGAAAAGACTTAGCTGATATGGAATACTTCCAAGAGAACCCTGAGTTTTTAGTATTTATCGAAGGACTTGAGTACCCAAGTATCTCAACTCCAGTTGAACCTTGGTTACAAGTAGAACAAGAAATCTATCAAAGCTTACTAAACCAGCTAGTAAATGGAACAAAATCAGCTGAAGAAGTATTAGAAGAGTTAGAGGAACAAGGAAACCGCATATTAAATTAA
- a CDS encoding alpha-amylase family glycosyl hydrolase, which yields MEKRWEIPSEMKDQMESKLVAIYGEEKGKQIYPQLEKRLQQFKGSAFHEEGKTWVDESDVMLITYGDQIKENDKPNLQSLHEFMNEYLDGVVSAVHILPFYPYSSDDGFSVIDYFEVNPELGEWKDVEKMAEDFEIMFDAVINHISAKSDWFEKYLAGDETYKKYFIEADRNADYSTVTRPRALPLLSEFDTAEGKKYIWTTFSADQIDLNYENEEVLLKIVELLLFYVEKGAKMLRLDAIGYMWKELGTSCIHLEEAHKLIQLFRDIFETVSPETIMITETNVPHKDNISYFGNGYNEAQMVYQFPLPPLTLHSFHTGDASYLSKWAAGLERISDQTTYFNFLASHDGIGVMPAKGILSEKQVNDMAEKVRSHGGNVSMKANGDGTESPYELNINYFEALSHPDEGQEVKVKRFLASQSVLLSLIGVPGIYVHSLLGSNNYHDGVEETGRFRTINREKLNREQLESELETDGSQRNLVFNRYKELIKIRRQEKAFDPNGEQDVLFLNDSVFTLKRTSKDKQEEIVAMVNVSEEQQDVTVINNNWKQGTTGMKDLISGETFNCDGDQQFTLAPYSFMWLKGE from the coding sequence ATGGAAAAACGTTGGGAAATTCCGAGCGAAATGAAAGATCAAATGGAGTCAAAGTTAGTTGCGATATACGGTGAGGAAAAAGGGAAGCAAATTTATCCTCAATTAGAAAAAAGATTACAGCAGTTTAAAGGTTCTGCTTTTCATGAAGAAGGCAAGACATGGGTCGATGAGTCTGATGTAATGCTCATTACTTACGGGGATCAAATTAAAGAAAACGATAAACCGAATTTACAAAGCTTGCATGAATTTATGAATGAGTATTTAGATGGAGTTGTTTCGGCTGTTCATATTCTCCCTTTTTATCCTTACTCTTCAGACGACGGATTTTCTGTTATCGATTACTTTGAAGTAAATCCGGAGTTAGGTGAATGGAAAGATGTTGAAAAAATGGCTGAAGACTTCGAAATTATGTTTGACGCGGTCATTAACCACATTTCTGCGAAAAGCGACTGGTTTGAAAAGTATTTAGCTGGTGATGAAACATATAAGAAGTATTTCATTGAAGCTGACCGGAATGCAGATTATAGTACAGTGACTAGACCACGCGCACTTCCGCTTTTATCTGAATTTGATACGGCAGAAGGAAAGAAGTACATTTGGACAACATTTAGTGCAGATCAAATTGATTTAAACTATGAAAATGAAGAAGTTTTATTAAAAATCGTTGAGCTTCTTCTGTTCTATGTTGAAAAAGGTGCAAAAATGCTTCGCTTAGATGCGATCGGCTATATGTGGAAAGAACTTGGCACAAGCTGTATTCATTTAGAAGAAGCGCATAAGTTAATTCAACTGTTCCGCGATATTTTCGAAACAGTGTCGCCAGAAACGATTATGATAACTGAAACAAACGTACCGCATAAAGATAATATTTCTTACTTCGGTAATGGCTATAATGAAGCACAAATGGTTTATCAATTCCCACTCCCACCATTAACGCTTCATTCTTTCCATACAGGAGATGCATCTTATTTATCAAAGTGGGCAGCTGGCTTAGAAAGAATTTCCGACCAGACTACTTACTTTAATTTTCTAGCATCACACGATGGTATTGGTGTTATGCCAGCGAAAGGTATTTTATCTGAAAAACAAGTAAATGATATGGCAGAAAAAGTTCGTTCACACGGTGGTAATGTGTCGATGAAAGCCAATGGTGACGGAACGGAAAGTCCATATGAGTTAAACATCAACTACTTTGAAGCGTTATCACATCCAGATGAAGGTCAAGAAGTGAAAGTGAAGCGATTCCTAGCATCACAAAGTGTCTTGTTGTCTTTAATCGGTGTACCAGGCATTTATGTTCATAGTTTATTAGGATCTAATAACTATCATGATGGTGTTGAGGAAACAGGTAGGTTCCGTACAATTAACCGTGAAAAACTAAACCGTGAACAATTAGAAAGTGAACTAGAAACAGATGGGTCACAAAGAAATCTAGTATTCAACCGTTATAAAGAACTAATCAAGATTCGTAGACAAGAAAAAGCGTTTGACCCGAACGGAGAGCAAGACGTCTTGTTCTTAAATGACTCTGTTTTTACTTTAAAACGTACGAGCAAGGATAAGCAGGAAGAAATCGTTGCAATGGTGAATGTATCAGAAGAGCAGCAAGATGTAACAGTTATTAATAACAACTGGAAACAAGGCACGACAGGAATGAAAGACCTAATTAGCGGTGAGACTTTCAACTGTGATGGTGACCAGCAATTTACGTTAGCCCCATACTCCTTTATGTGGCTAAAGGGAGAATAA